From the genome of Manduca sexta isolate Smith_Timp_Sample1 chromosome 14, JHU_Msex_v1.0, whole genome shotgun sequence, one region includes:
- the LOC115439945 gene encoding protein hairy isoform X1 — MVTGIAGSPQHAVSNPANGAMNPQGQPEQKKAGDNRRSNKPIMEKRRRARINNCLNELKALILDAMKKDPARHSKLEKADILEMTVKHLEGLRSESNGSPDRFRAGYRQCVSEVAKFQGLESGLRRRLVKHLESCVNTPGARPAGAPTPPSDTEDALPHHSTIFISAGPGSGVRLVPTRLSNGDIALVLPAGVTANNLGAMPTLVPLSPRDASSSSSSEPRCYSPASSGWSTPPPSSEEPAPLALVTRRQPPEDKPWRPW, encoded by the exons ATGGTGACTGGTATAGCGGGCAGCCCCCAGCACGCAGTATCGAACCCTGCGAACGGCGCCATGAACCCTCAGGGCCAGCCTGAGCAGAAGAAGGCGGGAGATAATAGAAGG AGCAACAAGCCGATAATGGAGAAGCGACGGAGGGCGCGAATCAACAACTGCTTGAATGAATTGAAGGCGCTGATACTGGACGCTATGAAGAAAGAC CCGGCAAGACATTCGAAACTGGAAAAGGCTGATATCCTGGAAATGACGGTGAAGCATCTGGAAGGCCTGCGATCGGAGAGCAACGGGTCCCCGGATCGATTCCGCGCTGGGTACAGGCAGTGCGTGTCTGAAGTGGCCAAGTTCCAAGGGCTGGAGTCAGGGTTGAGGAGAAGACTTGTGAAGCATCTAGAGTCGTGTGTGAACACTCCTGGAGCCAGGCCCGCTGGAGCGCCCACACCGCCCTCAGACACTGAGGATGCCTTGCCTCATCACTCTACCATTTTTATTTCGG CCGGTCCTGGCTCTGGGGTCCGCTTGGTGCCCACACGGCTGTCTAATGGCGACATCGCGCTCGTCCTGCCGGCCGGGGTCACCGCCAACAACCTCGGAGCGATGCCCACTCTCGTGCCGCTCTCACCACGAGACGCTTCCTCTTCCTCATCATCAGAACCCAGGTGCTACTCCCCAGCTAGTTCAGGCTGGAGCACACCACCCCCCTCTTCCGAAGAACCTGCTCCCCTAGCCCTCGTCACCAGAAGACAGCCGCCCGAAGACAAGCCTTGGAGACCTTGGTGA
- the LOC115439945 gene encoding protein hairy isoform X2, with protein MEKRRRARINNCLNELKALILDAMKKDPARHSKLEKADILEMTVKHLEGLRSESNGSPDRFRAGYRQCVSEVAKFQGLESGLRRRLVKHLESCVNTPGARPAGAPTPPSDTEDALPHHSTIFISAGPGSGVRLVPTRLSNGDIALVLPAGVTANNLGAMPTLVPLSPRDASSSSSSEPRCYSPASSGWSTPPPSSEEPAPLALVTRRQPPEDKPWRPW; from the exons ATGGAGAAGCGACGGAGGGCGCGAATCAACAACTGCTTGAATGAATTGAAGGCGCTGATACTGGACGCTATGAAGAAAGAC CCGGCAAGACATTCGAAACTGGAAAAGGCTGATATCCTGGAAATGACGGTGAAGCATCTGGAAGGCCTGCGATCGGAGAGCAACGGGTCCCCGGATCGATTCCGCGCTGGGTACAGGCAGTGCGTGTCTGAAGTGGCCAAGTTCCAAGGGCTGGAGTCAGGGTTGAGGAGAAGACTTGTGAAGCATCTAGAGTCGTGTGTGAACACTCCTGGAGCCAGGCCCGCTGGAGCGCCCACACCGCCCTCAGACACTGAGGATGCCTTGCCTCATCACTCTACCATTTTTATTTCGG CCGGTCCTGGCTCTGGGGTCCGCTTGGTGCCCACACGGCTGTCTAATGGCGACATCGCGCTCGTCCTGCCGGCCGGGGTCACCGCCAACAACCTCGGAGCGATGCCCACTCTCGTGCCGCTCTCACCACGAGACGCTTCCTCTTCCTCATCATCAGAACCCAGGTGCTACTCCCCAGCTAGTTCAGGCTGGAGCACACCACCCCCCTCTTCCGAAGAACCTGCTCCCCTAGCCCTCGTCACCAGAAGACAGCCGCCCGAAGACAAGCCTTGGAGACCTTGGTGA